Proteins encoded within one genomic window of uncultured Desulfobacter sp.:
- a CDS encoding biotin--[acetyl-CoA-carboxylase] ligase, giving the protein MTIPVLTMPPDRIAKRHPLWNKDIERLGPWERIDQQDFSLVSQGPVWYPSADARRSAPTILICDQYGSSMDPAWELLGQQKIHTWDSVIVTEQTAGRGQFRRNWVSPVGNLYASWVWPECSDNNPSNAYQENLLPLIAAYIVAHGLELLGIDVQIKWPNDILYKNRKIAGILVEQCNKKIIVGIGINMACAPSLRGIGNETAMPATCLSKEGFHVFPLKVWCHLVESGIQCMRSLISQIQASEFTHLITSRLAWRGKHVHILKNEDEINSAIIIGVAENGGLVTQKNSLTQVIHSGRILTVE; this is encoded by the coding sequence ATGACAATTCCTGTACTGACGATGCCTCCTGACCGGATTGCAAAGCGGCATCCTTTGTGGAACAAAGATATCGAAAGATTAGGTCCATGGGAACGGATAGATCAACAGGACTTTTCTTTGGTGAGCCAAGGGCCTGTATGGTATCCATCCGCTGACGCAAGGAGAAGTGCGCCGACGATCCTGATCTGTGACCAGTACGGTTCCAGCATGGACCCGGCCTGGGAGCTTCTGGGCCAACAAAAAATCCATACCTGGGATTCGGTCATCGTCACCGAACAGACAGCCGGCAGAGGGCAGTTTCGACGCAATTGGGTTTCTCCCGTGGGAAATCTTTATGCATCCTGGGTGTGGCCCGAATGTTCAGACAATAATCCTTCCAATGCATATCAGGAAAATTTATTACCCCTTATCGCAGCTTATATCGTCGCCCACGGTCTTGAATTGCTGGGGATCGATGTCCAGATAAAATGGCCGAATGATATTCTATACAAAAATCGAAAAATCGCAGGTATTCTGGTTGAACAGTGCAACAAGAAAATTATTGTGGGAATCGGAATCAACATGGCTTGTGCCCCATCTTTACGAGGAATCGGCAACGAAACCGCCATGCCGGCGACCTGCTTATCAAAAGAAGGATTTCATGTCTTCCCCTTAAAGGTCTGGTGTCACTTGGTGGAATCAGGCATCCAATGTATGCGAAGCTTGATCAGCCAAATCCAGGCATCCGAATTTACACACCTGATTACCAGCCGCCTGGCATGGCGCGGCAAGCACGTCCATATTCTTAAAAATGAAGATGAAATTAATTCGGCAATCATTATCGGTGTTGCTGAAAATGGGGGGCTGGTGACACAAAAAAACAGCCTAACACAAGTCATTCACTCCGGAAGAATTTTAACAGTTGAATAA
- a CDS encoding pyruvate carboxylase — MKQKTLEQVLAENKGKPILVANRGIPARRLCRSISEMEAISIMTATNVDKTSPSTHSAHELMLLGEVPTSYLDIDRIIEKAKERGVIAIHPGWGFAAEDCSFPLKCEKAGIHFIGPPHDAMRLLGNKVAVRKLAKELDVPVIPGTEDAVSLEEARVFAKKIGYPIMLKAEGGGGGRGIYEVYSEEEFESAFVKASTFAQASFGNPKLFMERLLTNVRHIEIQIAADQHGNVFAFDERDCTVQRNHQKLVEMTPSPWPGMTEELRNKLKEYSIKLVKHVNYYSLATVEFLVDLDGTPYLIEVNTRLQVEHGITECRYGVDLVAEQIAIAFGSTLSFNSEETKPYQHAMQVRINCEDPRNNFSPNAGLITRHAPPGGTGVRLNTCISTGYQFPSQYDSAATLLISFGRSWNKCVKVMRRALGEYHIGGVKTTIPFHQQILEDPVFNSGVYDTNFIKKTPELMQYIDQAPETVRLSRLVAEISAKGYNEFVQLGEYRGRNDKRIGPFKPVLPPEIHDQFSHPYPKGDRQAILDFVRDSGYVHFTDTTPRDMTQSNSGNRFRLAEDRLVGPYLDKCGFFSMENGGGAHFHVAMLANMTYPFTEAAQWRKFAPQTLKQILIRSTNILGYKPQPRNLMRKTGEMICAHYDVIRCFDFLNHIENMRPFAEVAMDSKTNIFEPAISLSYAPGFDVKHYLAVTDEIVAMVANVSGLTTPKAIRTIILGLKDMAGVCPPRFMGELVAAIRKKYPELIMHYHRHYTDGLFVPALGAAAKAGANIVDTGIGASVRWYGQGEVLSTAAYMENELGLKINLNKEMIRSCGFMLKQIMPYYDRYCSPYFQGIDHEVVEHGMPGGATSSSQEGAMKQGYIHLLPHMLEFLKGTRKITRYHDVTPGSQITWNTAFLAVTGAYQRGGEEAVQRLLETLKAVNTIPEKDLPEDIKAARLELYRDSNDAFRDLLRGNFGKLPLGFPPDWVYESAFGENYQAAIASRTEDSPLNALEDIDLTAERAKLTSLIDREPTEEEFVLYLNHPGDALKTFEFTAKYSDPNNLPVDVWFEGLQIGTQMEFRDSSGKPHQMIILDISPPKETGHCVVRYLCDSEIFIYKVKVSEARGIGTESVEMADACNLCHIAAPSNGDLWVMYAHEGDIIQKGQELFNISIMKQEKAVLSPVDGIVKRVLKTANYQETKKMVPVVNGELLVELSPTSDTCTNCKSPIDIDHQKFCPICGDKICACIEKC, encoded by the coding sequence ATGAAACAAAAAACACTTGAGCAGGTTCTGGCTGAAAATAAAGGTAAACCCATCCTCGTTGCTAACCGGGGAATTCCTGCCCGTAGACTCTGCCGTTCAATTTCAGAGATGGAAGCCATCTCAATCATGACTGCAACCAATGTCGATAAAACGTCTCCCTCTACCCACAGTGCCCATGAACTGATGCTGTTGGGGGAGGTTCCGACCTCTTATCTTGATATTGACCGGATTATTGAAAAAGCTAAAGAACGCGGCGTTATTGCCATTCATCCAGGCTGGGGATTTGCAGCAGAAGATTGCAGTTTCCCCCTGAAATGTGAAAAGGCAGGTATTCACTTTATCGGTCCGCCCCATGATGCCATGCGCCTTTTGGGCAACAAAGTTGCCGTACGTAAACTTGCCAAGGAACTGGATGTTCCGGTCATCCCCGGTACGGAAGATGCCGTTTCACTGGAAGAGGCCCGGGTCTTTGCCAAAAAGATCGGTTATCCGATCATGCTCAAAGCTGAAGGCGGCGGTGGCGGGCGAGGCATCTACGAAGTATATTCTGAAGAAGAATTTGAATCGGCTTTTGTTAAAGCATCGACATTTGCCCAGGCCTCTTTCGGCAATCCCAAGCTGTTCATGGAACGACTGCTGACCAACGTGCGTCATATTGAAATTCAAATTGCCGCCGATCAGCACGGCAATGTGTTTGCTTTCGATGAACGGGACTGCACGGTCCAAAGGAATCATCAAAAACTGGTCGAAATGACCCCCTCCCCCTGGCCGGGCATGACCGAAGAACTTCGCAACAAACTCAAAGAGTACTCAATCAAGCTGGTCAAGCATGTAAACTATTATTCTCTGGCAACAGTGGAATTTCTGGTGGACCTGGATGGAACCCCCTATCTCATTGAGGTTAACACACGGCTTCAGGTCGAACATGGTATTACTGAATGCCGCTATGGCGTGGACCTTGTGGCGGAACAGATCGCCATTGCCTTTGGCTCGACCCTCAGTTTTAATTCAGAAGAGACCAAACCCTACCAGCACGCCATGCAGGTCAGGATCAACTGTGAAGACCCCCGGAACAATTTTTCACCCAATGCAGGTCTGATTACCCGGCATGCACCTCCGGGCGGAACAGGTGTGCGACTGAACACCTGCATCAGCACAGGATACCAATTCCCATCCCAGTATGACTCAGCCGCAACCCTGCTGATTAGTTTTGGCCGCAGCTGGAACAAATGCGTCAAGGTCATGCGGCGGGCCCTGGGTGAGTATCATATCGGCGGCGTGAAGACGACTATCCCATTTCATCAGCAGATTCTCGAAGATCCGGTTTTCAACTCAGGTGTTTATGATACCAATTTCATAAAAAAAACACCGGAACTGATGCAATATATTGATCAGGCGCCGGAGACCGTAAGGCTTTCCCGCCTGGTGGCTGAAATTTCAGCCAAAGGATATAACGAGTTTGTTCAATTAGGAGAATACCGCGGGCGGAATGACAAACGCATCGGACCTTTCAAGCCGGTTCTTCCCCCTGAAATACACGACCAATTTTCCCATCCCTATCCCAAGGGAGACCGCCAGGCCATTCTGGATTTCGTTAGGGACAGCGGCTACGTTCATTTTACGGATACAACCCCCCGTGACATGACCCAGTCCAACAGCGGCAATCGCTTCCGGCTGGCCGAAGACAGACTGGTCGGACCGTATCTGGACAAATGCGGTTTCTTCTCCATGGAAAACGGCGGCGGTGCCCATTTCCATGTGGCCATGCTTGCCAACATGACGTACCCGTTTACCGAAGCCGCGCAGTGGAGGAAATTTGCACCCCAGACGCTCAAGCAGATTCTGATCCGTTCTACCAATATCCTGGGATACAAACCCCAGCCACGCAACCTGATGCGCAAGACAGGTGAAATGATCTGCGCACATTATGATGTGATTCGCTGCTTTGATTTTTTGAATCACATTGAAAATATGCGGCCCTTTGCCGAAGTAGCCATGGATTCCAAAACCAACATCTTTGAGCCGGCCATTTCTCTTTCCTATGCACCAGGGTTTGACGTCAAGCACTATCTGGCGGTGACCGATGAAATTGTGGCTATGGTCGCCAATGTCTCCGGCCTGACAACCCCAAAAGCCATTCGCACGATTATATTGGGCCTCAAGGATATGGCCGGTGTTTGTCCGCCCAGATTTATGGGGGAACTTGTGGCAGCCATTCGCAAAAAATATCCGGAACTTATCATGCATTACCACCGGCATTACACGGACGGATTGTTTGTTCCGGCTTTGGGGGCGGCAGCCAAGGCCGGCGCCAACATCGTGGATACCGGAATCGGCGCATCCGTGCGCTGGTATGGCCAGGGCGAAGTACTTTCCACAGCCGCCTACATGGAAAATGAACTGGGCTTGAAAATCAACTTGAATAAAGAGATGATTCGGTCCTGCGGCTTCATGCTCAAACAGATCATGCCGTATTATGACCGCTATTGTTCGCCCTATTTCCAAGGCATTGATCATGAGGTCGTCGAACACGGTATGCCGGGCGGCGCAACCTCTTCCTCCCAGGAAGGCGCCATGAAACAGGGGTATATTCATCTGTTGCCCCATATGCTGGAATTTTTAAAGGGAACCCGCAAAATCACCCGGTATCATGATGTCACGCCGGGTTCTCAGATTACATGGAATACGGCATTTTTGGCTGTAACCGGGGCATACCAACGCGGCGGAGAGGAAGCGGTTCAGCGTCTGCTGGAGACCCTAAAAGCCGTCAATACCATTCCTGAGAAGGATTTGCCCGAAGACATCAAGGCGGCCCGGCTGGAACTTTACCGGGACAGCAATGACGCCTTCCGGGATTTGCTGCGGGGAAATTTCGGCAAACTGCCGCTGGGGTTCCCGCCGGACTGGGTTTATGAAAGCGCATTCGGCGAAAATTATCAGGCAGCCATTGCCAGCCGGACAGAAGACTCACCGTTAAACGCCCTTGAAGATATTGATCTAACGGCAGAACGAGCCAAACTTACAAGTCTGATTGATCGGGAACCCACGGAGGAAGAGTTCGTTCTCTATCTGAACCACCCCGGGGATGCCTTGAAAACCTTCGAGTTCACGGCAAAATACAGCGATCCGAACAACCTTCCGGTGGATGTCTGGTTTGAAGGGCTACAAATCGGTACACAAATGGAATTCAGGGACAGCAGCGGCAAACCCCATCAGATGATCATTCTGGATATTTCCCCTCCCAAAGAGACCGGACACTGTGTGGTCCGTTACCTTTGCGATTCCGAAATTTTTATATATAAGGTTAAGGTCAGTGAGGCCAGAGGCATTGGCACCGAGTCCGTTGAAATGGCCGATGCCTGCAATCTTTGCCATATAGCTGCGCCGAGCAACGGTGATCTGTGGGTTATGTATGCCCATGAAGGTGATATCATCCAAAAAGGCCAGGAGCTTTTCAATATTTCGATCATGAAACAGGAAAAAGCCGTCCTCTCGCCGGTTGACGGTATTGTCAAACGGGTTCTCAAAACAGCCAATTACCAGGAAACCAAAAAGATGGTCCCGGTTGTCAACGGAGAACTTCTCGTGGAGCTTTCGCCCACATCGGATACCTGTACGAACTGTAAAAGCCCCATTGATATCGATCACCAAAAATTCTGTCCGATTTGTGGCGATAAAATCTGTGCCTGTATCGAAAAATGTTAA
- a CDS encoding glycosyltransferase, protein MIKIDLHVHSKFSKRPSQWILQKISCPESFTDPMLVYNTAKAKGMSLVTISDHNTIDGALEIAHLSDTYISEEITSYFPEDGCKVHVLAQNITEAQHDEIQKIRQNIFDLVAYLNGEYIVNIIAHPLYAVNDRLTIKHFEQLLLLFKNFELNGARNDKQNQILAQVLKKLTPLDIERLSNLYDYQPLFDTPWEKNLTGGSDDHSGLNIARTFTAVDDATDLHSFMNGILNGKSRAVSDPSTPQTMAHNLYGIAYQFYSSRFNFGRHAGKDQLLKFLDQSLMPVSNADDGLISRFYTFLSKRKNRRENTKSNSLTDLIRKETERLFAENPDLLKIARTQSKKIQLSESHEEQEQHREELWFDFVNQLSNKVLFHTGDHLLGQASGANLFNIFQTIGSVGGLYSLLAPYFVAFVHFAKDNEMNTAVLNRFAKYKNGHQPPKSRVKLGHFTDTFYDVNGVAQTLQQQVQAALKHDKHLTIITCDVQAEKTGEGVKNFTPTGVYEIPEYTEQKLYYPPFLEMLEYCYDQGFTHIHSATPGPIGLAALAIAKILKLPLTSTYHTQFPQYAQYLTGDNFIEELTWKFMIWYYDQMDQIYVSSQNSFDELTERGIKPEKIRIMPRGINTEIFHPSKKCNILTSNFKVNEEALKFLYVGRVSKEKNLPILAEAFKALCANRDKAHLTVVGDGPYADEMKNLLKDYPVTFTGYLSGEPLCRVYASADLFVFPSTTDTFGNVVLEAQASGLPVIVSDLGGPCENMLDQETGIIVKSDDEPALLAAMQQFLNTPGLCSQMADRARAYMEDRSFENAFIQSWEFYKEIHMPVSMQEFSKAV, encoded by the coding sequence ATGATAAAAATAGATCTTCATGTGCACTCCAAGTTTTCCAAGCGGCCATCCCAGTGGATCCTGCAGAAAATCAGCTGCCCTGAAAGTTTTACGGACCCTATGCTGGTATATAATACTGCCAAGGCAAAGGGAATGTCCCTTGTGACCATATCCGACCACAACACCATTGACGGAGCCCTTGAAATCGCTCATCTGTCGGACACCTATATCTCCGAAGAGATCACTTCATATTTCCCGGAAGACGGGTGCAAGGTGCATGTGCTGGCCCAGAACATCACCGAAGCCCAGCATGATGAAATTCAGAAAATCCGGCAAAATATCTTTGATCTGGTAGCCTATCTGAATGGTGAATATATTGTCAATATCATTGCCCATCCGCTCTACGCGGTCAATGACCGGCTGACCATCAAACACTTTGAACAGCTGCTCTTGCTGTTTAAGAATTTTGAACTCAACGGTGCCAGAAACGACAAACAAAATCAGATTCTTGCCCAGGTGCTCAAAAAGCTCACCCCTCTGGACATCGAACGGCTCTCCAACCTCTATGATTATCAACCCCTGTTCGATACCCCCTGGGAAAAAAATCTCACCGGCGGCTCCGATGACCACTCCGGCTTGAATATCGCCAGAACGTTTACGGCTGTGGACGACGCAACGGACCTTCACAGCTTCATGAACGGCATCCTCAACGGAAAATCCCGTGCAGTTTCTGATCCGTCCACCCCCCAAACCATGGCCCACAATCTTTACGGTATTGCCTACCAGTTTTACTCAAGTCGATTCAATTTTGGACGCCATGCCGGCAAAGATCAGTTACTCAAATTCCTTGACCAGTCCCTGATGCCTGTATCTAATGCTGATGACGGACTGATATCAAGGTTTTACACTTTTTTAAGCAAACGCAAAAACCGCCGGGAGAACACCAAATCCAATAGTTTAACAGATTTGATCAGAAAAGAGACCGAGCGTCTGTTTGCGGAAAATCCCGACTTACTGAAAATTGCCAGGACCCAGTCAAAAAAAATACAGCTTAGTGAATCCCATGAAGAGCAGGAACAGCACAGGGAAGAATTATGGTTTGATTTTGTCAACCAGCTTTCAAACAAGGTTTTATTCCACACCGGAGACCATCTGCTTGGGCAGGCATCCGGGGCAAATCTGTTCAATATATTCCAGACCATTGGTTCCGTGGGTGGGCTTTACTCCCTTTTAGCTCCCTATTTTGTGGCCTTTGTTCACTTTGCCAAGGACAATGAAATGAACACGGCTGTTCTGAACCGGTTTGCCAAATACAAAAACGGACATCAGCCCCCCAAATCCCGAGTGAAGCTTGGGCATTTCACGGACACCTTTTACGATGTCAACGGTGTGGCCCAAACGCTTCAACAACAGGTGCAGGCAGCGCTGAAACATGACAAACACTTGACCATCATTACCTGTGATGTCCAGGCCGAAAAAACAGGCGAAGGGGTAAAAAACTTTACGCCCACAGGCGTTTACGAAATCCCGGAATATACGGAACAAAAATTATATTACCCGCCGTTTCTGGAAATGCTGGAATACTGCTACGACCAGGGATTCACCCATATTCACTCCGCCACACCCGGCCCCATCGGCCTGGCAGCCCTGGCCATTGCCAAAATCCTGAAGCTGCCCTTGACCTCCACCTACCATACCCAGTTCCCGCAATATGCCCAGTATCTAACCGGGGATAATTTCATCGAAGAGCTGACCTGGAAATTCATGATTTGGTATTATGATCAGATGGATCAAATCTATGTTTCCAGTCAAAACTCCTTTGACGAGCTCACTGAACGGGGGATCAAGCCTGAAAAAATCCGCATCATGCCCCGGGGCATCAACACGGAAATCTTCCATCCCTCAAAAAAGTGCAACATCCTGACGTCCAATTTCAAAGTGAATGAAGAAGCTCTGAAATTTCTTTATGTGGGCAGGGTATCCAAAGAAAAAAATCTGCCGATTCTGGCAGAAGCGTTCAAAGCCCTTTGTGCGAACAGAGACAAAGCACACCTGACTGTCGTGGGGGATGGTCCTTATGCCGATGAAATGAAAAATCTGCTCAAAGATTATCCTGTGACCTTTACCGGTTATCTTTCCGGAGAGCCCTTGTGCCGGGTGTATGCGTCGGCAGATCTTTTTGTGTTCCCTTCCACTACAGACACATTCGGTAATGTGGTGCTCGAAGCACAAGCCTCTGGCCTGCCGGTCATCGTGTCGGATCTGGGCGGCCCCTGCGAAAACATGCTGGATCAAGAGACCGGCATTATTGTTAAAAGTGATGATGAGCCGGCACTTTTAGCGGCCATGCAGCAATTTTTGAATACCCCCGGGCTGTGCAGTCAAATGGCCGATCGGGCCAGGGCATACATGGAAGACAGATCTTTTGAAAACGCATTTATTCAGTCCTGGGAATTTTACAAAGAGATACATATGCCGGTCTCCATGCAAGAATTTTCCAAGGCAGTATAA
- a CDS encoding radical SAM protein: MTHIKSGLKTAALILKGRMPGQLVIQITDRCNATCPQCGMRKTNKFDRTRLSNDQLKEIIDAAGQKGFQAISFTGGEPMMLRKDLPELIRHAGKAGIPYIRTGTNGFFFADHDKPDFEDKVKAIADELADTPLRNFWISLDSSVAHIHEQMRGFEGVVRGMEKALPIFHDAGLFPSVNLGLNRNVSQITQILGSPTPKDLLTPEASPFYQAFAQGFADFYRKVINMGFTIANACYPMSMEDSADKEDLDAVYAAASADRVVCFTGIEKALLFKALSDTIPKFRSQIRIFSPLAGLHTLYNVYSGKNTDTPYGCRGGIDFFYLNCTDGNTYPCGYRGADNLGPFPDLNVNAINPKGYCLACDWECFRDPTELGGPFMETFSAPWHLATRMAKDPGYGACWLKDLQYYKACDFFNGRRPPRTTTLKKF; this comes from the coding sequence ATGACCCACATAAAATCAGGACTGAAAACCGCCGCACTGATACTCAAAGGCCGGATGCCCGGTCAGCTTGTGATCCAGATCACGGACCGGTGCAATGCCACCTGCCCCCAGTGCGGCATGCGCAAAACCAATAAATTTGACAGAACCCGGCTCTCCAATGATCAGCTCAAAGAGATCATTGATGCTGCAGGCCAAAAAGGATTTCAGGCCATCTCCTTTACCGGCGGAGAGCCCATGATGTTGCGTAAGGATCTGCCCGAACTTATCCGGCACGCCGGAAAAGCGGGGATTCCCTATATTCGAACCGGCACCAACGGATTCTTTTTTGCCGATCATGACAAACCCGACTTCGAAGATAAGGTAAAGGCCATTGCCGATGAACTGGCAGACACCCCGTTGCGCAACTTCTGGATCAGCCTGGACTCATCCGTTGCGCACATCCATGAGCAAATGCGCGGGTTTGAGGGCGTTGTCCGGGGTATGGAAAAAGCATTACCCATTTTTCATGATGCAGGTCTTTTCCCATCCGTGAATCTGGGGCTGAACCGTAATGTGTCCCAGATCACTCAAATTTTAGGATCGCCAACGCCAAAAGATCTTTTGACCCCGGAGGCCTCCCCCTTTTACCAGGCATTTGCCCAGGGGTTTGCCGATTTCTACCGCAAGGTGATCAATATGGGATTCACCATCGCCAATGCCTGCTACCCCATGAGCATGGAAGACAGTGCAGATAAAGAAGACCTGGATGCTGTTTATGCCGCAGCGTCTGCGGACCGGGTGGTCTGTTTTACAGGGATCGAAAAAGCGCTTTTATTCAAGGCGCTGTCAGACACCATTCCCAAATTCAGGTCCCAGATCAGAATTTTTTCTCCCTTGGCCGGTTTGCACACCCTGTACAATGTTTATTCAGGAAAAAATACAGATACCCCTTACGGCTGCCGGGGCGGCATTGATTTCTTTTACCTGAACTGCACCGATGGCAACACTTACCCCTGCGGGTACAGGGGTGCTGATAATTTAGGCCCGTTTCCGGACTTAAACGTCAACGCCATTAATCCTAAAGGATATTGCCTGGCCTGCGACTGGGAATGTTTCAGGGACCCCACCGAGCTTGGGGGGCCATTCATGGAAACCTTTTCCGCACCGTGGCACCTGGCAACCAGAATGGCCAAAGATCCAGGGTATGGCGCCTGCTGGCTCAAGGATCTCCAATATTACAAAGCCTGCGATTTTTTTAACGGTAGACGGCCACCCCGGACAACAACCTTAAAAAAATTTTAA
- a CDS encoding MFS transporter, which produces MNGVTNRKLLLALGCLAIFFPGAFLFGFPGVMAVQWQQLLGVEKARIGQLMFFILAGTGCSMYLSGKLQEKITPQGLIFVGTVTCGFGVGAVAWASALYHVFAWAFWEGFFSAFVYLPCLTVSQKLFLEQKGLAVGFINLVFGGAAAVMSPVFSFLLVNQGYRATCVISMTLAVCTGIVCAFFMRGSAYSFKSVKGVGIALGVGRILTLRSFWCLWWVWALAGAAGVSMVMLCSSLGQSLGYDVTQYVIILTGFSMLNGLRRIVFGILADRISKHKILIRVFLMAALAYLLMPFFHNLYVLSLLASVVGLAFGVLFTVSAPLVSECFGLENFGRVFGLVFTAYGFVAGFLGPWMSGVVLRLTHDNFRIVFTGFALFYLIAAVLVSQVKKFRI; this is translated from the coding sequence ATGAACGGGGTAACAAATAGAAAACTGCTGTTGGCGTTGGGGTGTCTGGCCATCTTTTTCCCAGGAGCCTTTTTGTTTGGATTTCCCGGGGTGATGGCGGTTCAGTGGCAGCAATTATTGGGCGTGGAAAAGGCCCGTATCGGGCAACTGATGTTTTTTATCCTGGCGGGTACGGGATGTTCCATGTACCTGTCCGGTAAACTCCAGGAAAAGATTACACCCCAAGGGCTTATCTTTGTGGGGACTGTCACTTGCGGCTTTGGGGTCGGGGCTGTTGCATGGGCCTCAGCGCTGTATCATGTCTTTGCCTGGGCGTTTTGGGAAGGGTTTTTCAGCGCTTTTGTTTATCTTCCCTGTTTGACGGTTTCCCAAAAATTATTCTTGGAACAAAAAGGTCTGGCAGTAGGTTTTATCAATCTGGTGTTTGGCGGCGCAGCTGCGGTCATGTCACCGGTATTCTCTTTTTTGTTGGTTAACCAGGGGTACAGGGCAACATGTGTGATCTCCATGACCCTTGCCGTGTGTACCGGTATTGTATGCGCCTTTTTTATGCGGGGTTCCGCATATTCATTTAAATCTGTAAAGGGGGTGGGAATCGCTCTTGGCGTTGGCCGAATACTTACGTTGAGATCCTTCTGGTGTCTTTGGTGGGTATGGGCCCTGGCCGGGGCTGCAGGGGTTTCCATGGTGATGCTGTGTTCATCCTTAGGGCAGTCTTTAGGATATGACGTGACACAGTATGTGATTATTCTGACCGGATTCAGCATGTTAAACGGCCTTCGCCGGATTGTATTCGGCATACTTGCGGACCGCATATCCAAACACAAAATTTTAATCCGGGTGTTTCTTATGGCGGCTTTGGCCTATCTGCTCATGCCCTTTTTTCATAATCTGTATGTGTTAAGTTTATTGGCAAGCGTTGTTGGGCTTGCATTCGGGGTATTGTTTACAGTGTCTGCGCCATTGGTCTCGGAGTGCTTTGGTCTTGAAAATTTTGGACGGGTATTCGGGCTTGTATTTACTGCTTACGGATTTGTGGCCGGGTTTTTAGGGCCCTGGATGTCCGGTGTTGTTTTAAGACTTACCCATGACAATTTTAGGATTGTATTTACCGGATTTGCTTTGTTTTACCTGATTGCTGCCGTTCTGGTAAGCCAGGTAAAAAAGTTTCGTATTTGA
- a CDS encoding transglutaminase domain-containing protein: MPDLSIALPKSLPNSLWIIVCYLFLASSALSNPDIEVLPSATSTNTVKIIWSFTIENKTGRAVQNAEFKTFGPVKETSTQICRRITSSHPHEIITDSLGNQVLVYSFDVIAPYASKIISIVAELGISGSPKPEACRNMSFWLGPEPYVESDDPRIIKQAEALKQQDSVQTIHSIFKWVSDNLKYTGYISRPRGALYALTHKKGDCTEFMHLFVALCRANHIPARAMAGYICPGNNRLRPSGYHNWAEVHDGKTWQIADPQRGVLFSPSSGYIAMQIFGENPDALEYTFERFVVKGDGLSVTMNP, translated from the coding sequence ATGCCGGACCTGTCCATAGCATTGCCTAAGTCTCTGCCAAACAGTCTTTGGATTATTGTTTGTTACCTGTTCCTGGCTTCTTCGGCCTTGTCAAATCCTGATATAGAAGTATTACCCTCAGCAACCAGTACAAACACAGTTAAAATCATCTGGTCCTTCACCATAGAAAATAAGACCGGCCGGGCTGTGCAAAATGCTGAATTCAAAACCTTTGGGCCGGTAAAGGAGACCTCTACCCAGATCTGCCGACGCATCACTTCGTCCCATCCTCATGAGATCATCACTGACAGCCTTGGCAATCAGGTCCTTGTGTATTCCTTTGACGTGATTGCGCCCTATGCATCAAAGATTATCTCCATCGTGGCAGAGCTTGGAATATCCGGCAGTCCCAAGCCCGAAGCTTGCCGAAACATGAGTTTTTGGCTTGGCCCAGAGCCCTATGTTGAATCAGATGATCCCCGGATCATAAAACAGGCAGAAGCGCTTAAACAGCAGGACAGTGTTCAGACCATTCATTCGATTTTTAAATGGGTGTCCGACAATCTTAAATATACAGGTTATATCAGCCGTCCCAGGGGGGCATTGTATGCTCTGACTCATAAAAAGGGCGACTGTACGGAATTCATGCATTTATTTGTGGCCTTGTGCCGGGCCAATCATATTCCAGCCAGGGCAATGGCCGGTTACATCTGTCCTGGCAATAACCGGTTGAGGCCTTCGGGATATCATAACTGGGCTGAGGTCCATGACGGAAAGACCTGGCAAATAGCCGATCCCCAGCGCGGCGTCTTGTTTAGTCCTTCATCCGGCTATATTGCCATGCAGATTTTTGGGGAAAATCCTGATGCGTTAGAATATACATTTGAGCGTTTTGTTGTGAAAGGCGATGGGCTGAGTGTAACCATGAATCCATAA